One stretch of Candidatus Deferrimicrobium sp. DNA includes these proteins:
- a CDS encoding agmatine deiminase family protein codes for MPAEWEPHEATWIGWPHNRYDWPGKFAAIPWVYGEIARKIAAGEIVRILVQSKAHEEKALRMLCRAGADLSRIAFFRFPTDRGWTRDYGPIFVRRERPKREVAVAGFGFNAWARYPNWRKDAGVGARAAKGLGVPFLPVRSHGKRVVLEGGAIEVNGRGTLIATEECLLDPEVQVRNPRISRKELEGVFREHLGASNVVWLGRGIAGDDTHGHVDDLCRFTGPRTVVLCREKDPKDENHRVLEENRERLASARLEDGSRLEVVPLPMPAPLRFDGIRLPASYANFYVCNAAVLVPTFNDPNDRIALGILTTLFRDRPVVGIHAVDLVWGFGTLHCLTQQQPAAARGGRSRIYHEPR; via the coding sequence ATGCCCGCGGAGTGGGAACCGCACGAGGCGACCTGGATCGGCTGGCCGCACAACCGCTACGACTGGCCAGGAAAGTTCGCGGCTATCCCCTGGGTCTACGGGGAGATCGCGCGGAAGATCGCCGCCGGCGAGATCGTCCGGATCCTCGTCCAGTCGAAGGCGCACGAGGAGAAGGCGCTCCGCATGCTCTGCCGCGCGGGGGCGGATCTCTCCCGCATCGCCTTCTTCCGTTTTCCGACCGATCGCGGGTGGACGCGCGATTATGGCCCGATTTTCGTCCGAAGGGAGCGCCCGAAGCGGGAAGTGGCCGTCGCCGGGTTCGGGTTCAACGCGTGGGCGCGCTACCCGAACTGGCGAAAGGACGCGGGCGTCGGCGCGCGGGCCGCCAAGGGGCTCGGTGTGCCGTTCCTGCCGGTCCGGTCCCACGGGAAGCGCGTCGTTCTGGAGGGGGGCGCGATCGAGGTCAACGGGCGTGGAACGCTGATCGCAACGGAGGAGTGCCTGCTCGACCCGGAGGTACAGGTCCGCAACCCCAGGATCTCCCGGAAGGAACTGGAAGGTGTTTTCCGTGAGCACCTGGGCGCATCGAACGTCGTCTGGCTGGGGCGCGGCATCGCAGGGGACGACACGCACGGCCACGTGGATGACCTGTGCCGCTTTACCGGCCCCCGCACGGTAGTGCTCTGCCGGGAGAAGGATCCGAAGGACGAAAATCATCGCGTGCTGGAGGAAAACCGGGAGCGGCTCGCATCCGCACGGCTGGAAGACGGTTCCCGTCTCGAGGTGGTCCCGCTGCCGATGCCCGCCCCGCTGCGATTCGACGGGATCCGGCTGCCGGCCAGCTACGCCAACTTCTACGTCTGCAACGCGGCGGTGCTCGTCCCCACCTTCAACGATCCGAACGACCGGATCGCGCTCGGAATCCTCACCACACTGTTCCGGGACCGCCCGGTGGTCGGGATCCACGCCGTGGATCTCGTGTGGGGGTTCGGCACTCTCCACTGCCTGACGCAGCAGCAGCCGGCGGCGGCTCGGGGGGGGCGTTCTCGCATCTACCACGAACCGCGGTAG
- a CDS encoding carbon-nitrogen hydrolase — translation MRKEGPGKFAVALVQMAMGTDPRENLEKGVERVREAARRGAQVVCLPELFRTRYFCQTEETASFDLAEPLPGPTTDALSAVARDSGIVVIAPVFERRAPGVFHNSAAMIDADGTIAGIYRKMHIPDDPAFYEKFYFTPGDLGFRAFDTRAGRIGTLICWDQWYPEGARLTALAGASILFYPTAIGWHPREKQEHGERQRDAWRTVQRGHAVANGVYLAAVNRVGQEVQGSGGEGIEFWGSSFLCGPQGEILTEASAEREEILFAEVDPARIEEVRRNWPFLRDRRIDAYGGITRRVLDDETWGKGR, via the coding sequence ATGAGGAAGGAGGGGCCAGGGAAGTTCGCGGTCGCCCTCGTCCAGATGGCGATGGGGACGGACCCGCGGGAGAACCTCGAGAAGGGCGTGGAACGGGTCCGCGAGGCGGCACGCCGTGGGGCGCAGGTGGTGTGCCTGCCCGAACTGTTCCGGACCCGGTACTTCTGCCAGACCGAGGAGACGGCCTCCTTCGACCTTGCGGAGCCGCTTCCAGGACCGACCACGGACGCCCTTTCCGCCGTGGCGCGGGATTCCGGAATCGTCGTGATCGCCCCGGTCTTCGAGCGCCGCGCCCCGGGGGTGTTCCACAACAGCGCCGCGATGATCGACGCCGACGGTACGATCGCCGGGATCTACCGGAAGATGCACATCCCGGACGACCCGGCGTTCTACGAGAAGTTCTACTTCACCCCGGGGGACCTCGGATTTCGCGCGTTCGATACCCGCGCGGGGCGGATTGGCACGCTCATCTGCTGGGACCAGTGGTACCCGGAGGGGGCGCGTCTCACGGCCCTCGCCGGGGCGAGCATCCTCTTTTACCCGACGGCGATCGGCTGGCACCCCCGCGAAAAACAGGAGCATGGAGAGCGGCAGCGCGACGCCTGGCGCACCGTGCAACGGGGGCACGCCGTCGCGAACGGCGTCTACCTTGCCGCGGTCAACCGGGTGGGGCAGGAGGTCCAGGGGAGCGGCGGCGAAGGGATCGAATTCTGGGGTTCCTCGTTCCTGTGCGGCCCGCAGGGCGAGATCCTGACCGAGGCGTCCGCGGAGCGGGAGGAGATCCTGTTCGCCGAGGTCGACCCTGCCCGCATCGAGGAGGTCCGCCGGAACTGGCCGTTCCTGCGGGACCGGCGGATCGACGCCTACGGTGGGATCACGCGTCGCGTCCTCGACGACGAGACGTGGGGAAAGGGTCGTTGA